Within Tissierellales bacterium, the genomic segment AATTTTACCAAAAATATAAGTTAGGAGTGGCAAGATGAAACAAGTAAAAAGATTTTTTACCAGAAAAAAAACACCATTTGATGTTGAAAGCAGAGAGTTAAGAGAGGAAATCAATTCATTATTTCATTTGAATTTAGAAGAAGTTGGACTTTGGCATAGATATGATGTGGAGGCGGAGCTTGAGCCTTATTTATGGGAAAAGATCAAGAAATACATCTTGTCAGAACCAAATACAGACGAGATTACAGTATTAGATCCAGATGAAAATAAGTGGAATAGCTATTTTGCTATAGAGTATTTGCCAGGGCAATACGACCAAAGAGCCGATTCAGCAGAGCAGTGCATACAGATAATAGCTGAAGGAAAATTCGCTAAGGTGAGATATGCTAAATGTATAGGGCTTAGAGGCAATTTTAGTGAGATAGAGTTAGCAAAAATAAAAAGCTACTTGATAAATACAGTTGACTCAAGAGAAGCAAATCTTGAGAGGGTGGAGAGCTTAGAGCAAAATTATGATATTCCAAGTGATATAAGCAGATATGATGGGCTTAAAGATTGGGATTTAGAAAAATTAAAAGCATTTTACGAAAAACAGAGCATGGCTATGACGTTTGATGATTTGAAACATTGTCAGAAGTATTTTGCAGACAGAGGAATAGATCCAACAGAGACGGAGCTAAAGGTGATAGATACTTATTGGTCAGATCATTGTAGACATACGACATTTAACACAGAAATTTCAAATATAGCCTTTGAGAAAGACAATTATGTTGAGCTTAAAGAAAAGGCGTATGAAACGTACTTAGAACAAAAGAAGAAATACAGAAAAAATCGCCCAGTTACTCTTATGGATTTAGCAACTCTTGCAATGAAAGAACTCAGAGAAACTGGTGAACTTGACAATTTAGACAAATCAGAAGAAATCAATGCATGTTCGATAGAGATTCCTATAGAAATAAACGGAAAAGAAGAGCAGTATTTATTGCAATTTAAGAATGAGACACACAATCATCCAACAGAGATAGAGCCATTTGGAGGAGCTGCAACTTGCTTAGGTGGAGCTATTAGAGATCCACTATCAGGAAGAGCTTATGTTTATCAGGCTATGAGAGTGACAGGAAGTAGTGATCCTAGAGAATCTATAGAAGATACTATGAAAGGTAAATTACCTCAGAGAAAAATAACAACAGGGGCAGCTGATGGTTATAGTAGTTATGGAAATCAGATAGGGCTTGCGACAGGAGAAGTTAGAGAGTATTATCACGACGGATTTAAGGCAAAGAGAATGGAAGTTGGAGCTGTAATAGGAATAGTTGCAAAGAAAGATGTAAGACGAGAGGAACCAGCTTCGGGAGATTTGGTAGTAGTTTTAGGTGGTGCAACAGGAAGAGATGGCTGTGGTGGAGCGACAGGTTCATCGAAAGCACATGACGTGGATTCGATTAATCAGAGTGGAGCAGAAGTTCAAAAAGGAAATCCACCAGAAGAAAGAAAACTTCAAAGATTATTTAGAAATGCTGAGTTTACACATTTTATAAAGCGATCAAATGATTTTGGGGCAGGCGGAGTATCTGTAGCTATAGGAGAATTATCAGATAGCATGGACATAGACTTGAATAAATTACCAAAAAAATATGAAGGTCTAAATGGAACAGAGCTCGCTATATCAGAATCACAGGAGCGAATGGCTATAGTTATAGAGGCAAAAGATTTGGAAAGAGTTATAGAACTTTCAAAAGAAGAGAATTTAAGTGCGGTGTGTGTAGCAGAGATTACAGATACAGGGCTTATGAGAATGAAGTGGAGAGATAAGTGGATTGTAGAGCTTGATAGAGAATTTTTGGAGACAAATGGAGTTATGCAAAAAACTGATGTCATAATCGGAGCGATAGAATCTGAGTCATATTTTAAAACTAGAGTTAGCAGAGATTGGAAAGCGGAGTTATATGACAGACTTGAGCAATTAAATGGTTCATCTCAAATCGAATTGGCAGAAAAATTTGACAGTTCCATAGGTATGAATACAGTACTAAATCCATATGGTGGAATAACTCAAACTACCAAGGTTGACGGAATGGTAGCACGAATTCCTATTTTAGGTGAAAAAACAGAAAAGGTTAGTTATATGAGTCATGGGTATGATCCATATCTAGCATCTTGGAGTCCATTTCATGGAGGTCTATACTCGGGAATTATAGCAACTAGTAAACTTGTGGCTATGGGCTGTGATTATAAGACTATAAGACTCTCTTGTCAGGAGTATTTTGAAAGACTTAGAGGAGATGAGAAACGATGGGGAAAACCTATGGCAGCACTTTTGGGGGCATATCATTTCCAGCATAATATGAAACTTGCTGCAATTGGTGGAAAAGACAGTATGTCAGGTAGTTTTGAAGAGATAGACGTACCTCCAACACTTATAAGTTTTGCAGTTGGGCATGGAGATATAAATGAAGTGGTATCTCCAGAATTTAAGTTAGAAAATAGTGAAATTTGGTATTTCAAAGCAGATAGAGATGAATTGGAAGATGTAAGTTATAGAAATTTAAAGTTGTTTTACGAAGAGTTCCATCAATTGGCAAAAATAAATAAAATACAAGCTGCAAAAGCAATAGATTCTACTGGAGTATTGCCAAGTCTAGCTACTATGAGTTTTGGAAATGAAATAGGAGCTGAGTTAGAAAGTGGAGAAAATAATGATTGGTTTGAAGTGGCTTATGGAAGTATAGTGTTTGAAACTAAGATTGGTGATATATCTGATGAGTTTGTTCAGAAGCATGGACTCAAATTATTGGGAAAAACTACATCAGAAAAGATAATAAAAGTGGCAGATGAAGCAGTAAAAATACATGATATAAAAAATAGATGGAGAAAACCATTAGAAGATGTGTTTAAGGCTCATGATGAAAAGAGTGAGCCAGCATTAGATTTGACTTCCGATAAGAAGGAATTTAGAGCATCCATAATAAAAAAAGTAAAACCTAGAGTTTTGATTCCAGTTTTTCCAGGAACAAATTGTGAGTACGATATATCTAGAAAATTTGAAATGGCAGGCGGAGATACCGAAATTTTGGTATTTAGAAATAGAAGCAAGGAAGAGTTAAATGCGTCGATAGAAGCTCTTGCAGATAGTATAAAGCAAAGTCAGATAATAGCTATTCCTGGAGGTTTTAGTGCTGGGGATGAACCAGAGGGTTCTGGAAAATTTATAGCAGCTATATTTAGACATCCGAAATTAGCTGAGAGACTTATGAATCACATAAAAGAAGAGGATGGATTGATGATTGGTATTTGTAATGGTTTTCAAGCTCTTGTAAAATTGGGACTGCTTCCATACGGTGAGATAAGAACATTGGAGGAAGATGCGCCAACACTGACATTTAATGCTATAAATAGACATGTGGCTAGAGTTTCAAAAACTAAAATTACATCAGTAAATTCACCATGGATGGCAAATGTAAATATAGGAGATATTCACAATATAGCTATATCACACGGTGAGGGAAGATTTTTTGCAAATGAAGAGTGGGTCAAAACATTAAAAGATAAGGGACAAATTATTACTCAATATGTAGATGCTAATGGAAATCCACAGAAAAGTGGAGTAGATAATCCAAATGGATCTACAGAAGCTATAGAGGGAATCATAAGTCCAGATGGCAGAATACTTGGCAAAATGGGTCATAGTGAGCGCTATGAAGAGGGACTTTTGAAAAATATACCAGGTAACAAGAAACAAGATTTATTTACAGCAGGGATATCATATTACAAATAATTGGAGGGATGAAAATAATGAAAGTAGCCATTGTAATGGGAAGCAAGACTGATCTTCCTATAGTAGAAAAAACATTTGAATTATTGAAGAAATTTGGGATTGATTACGAAGCTAGGATATTGTCAGCTCACAGAACACCGGAGGAAGCACTTGACTTTTCAAGAAATGCTCAGAAGAATGGATTTGATTTAATCATAGCGGCGGCAGGGAAAGCAGCTCATTTGCCAGGAGTACTCGCAGCAGTGACTACTCTACCTATTATAGGTCTTCCAATTAAATCATCTACACTAGATGGAATGGATTCGTTACTTTCTATAGTACAGATGCCTAAAGGGGTTCCGGTAGCTACAGTAGCTATAAATGGGGCAGAAAATGCAGCTATACTAGCAGCTCAGATTATGAGTCTTAAATACAGTATATTGACATCAAAATTAGAAGCACACAAAGAAGAAATGAGATTAGACGTTTTAGCGCAAGAAATATAATGAAAAATTTAGAAATGTAATAGTGTACACTAGCAAAAGTTTGAGGAGGAAGTTAAGATGAAAAAAGAATTATTGTATGAAGGAAAGGCAAAGAAAGTTTATAAGACAGATATTGAAAATGAATATATAGTTGATTATAAAGATGATGCAACAGCATTCAATGGAGTTAAAAAGGGAACTATAGAGGGTAAGGGTCAGATAAACAATCAGATGAGCAATTTCTTATTCAAAATGCTTGAAAAAGAGGGAATCAAGACTCATTTCGTAAAAGAGATAAGTGAGAGAGAAACTATTGTGAAGGCAGTTGAAA encodes:
- a CDS encoding phosphoribosylformylglycinamidine synthase; protein product: MKQVKRFFTRKKTPFDVESRELREEINSLFHLNLEEVGLWHRYDVEAELEPYLWEKIKKYILSEPNTDEITVLDPDENKWNSYFAIEYLPGQYDQRADSAEQCIQIIAEGKFAKVRYAKCIGLRGNFSEIELAKIKSYLINTVDSREANLERVESLEQNYDIPSDISRYDGLKDWDLEKLKAFYEKQSMAMTFDDLKHCQKYFADRGIDPTETELKVIDTYWSDHCRHTTFNTEISNIAFEKDNYVELKEKAYETYLEQKKKYRKNRPVTLMDLATLAMKELRETGELDNLDKSEEINACSIEIPIEINGKEEQYLLQFKNETHNHPTEIEPFGGAATCLGGAIRDPLSGRAYVYQAMRVTGSSDPRESIEDTMKGKLPQRKITTGAADGYSSYGNQIGLATGEVREYYHDGFKAKRMEVGAVIGIVAKKDVRREEPASGDLVVVLGGATGRDGCGGATGSSKAHDVDSINQSGAEVQKGNPPEERKLQRLFRNAEFTHFIKRSNDFGAGGVSVAIGELSDSMDIDLNKLPKKYEGLNGTELAISESQERMAIVIEAKDLERVIELSKEENLSAVCVAEITDTGLMRMKWRDKWIVELDREFLETNGVMQKTDVIIGAIESESYFKTRVSRDWKAELYDRLEQLNGSSQIELAEKFDSSIGMNTVLNPYGGITQTTKVDGMVARIPILGEKTEKVSYMSHGYDPYLASWSPFHGGLYSGIIATSKLVAMGCDYKTIRLSCQEYFERLRGDEKRWGKPMAALLGAYHFQHNMKLAAIGGKDSMSGSFEEIDVPPTLISFAVGHGDINEVVSPEFKLENSEIWYFKADRDELEDVSYRNLKLFYEEFHQLAKINKIQAAKAIDSTGVLPSLATMSFGNEIGAELESGENNDWFEVAYGSIVFETKIGDISDEFVQKHGLKLLGKTTSEKIIKVADEAVKIHDIKNRWRKPLEDVFKAHDEKSEPALDLTSDKKEFRASIIKKVKPRVLIPVFPGTNCEYDISRKFEMAGGDTEILVFRNRSKEELNASIEALADSIKQSQIIAIPGGFSAGDEPEGSGKFIAAIFRHPKLAERLMNHIKEEDGLMIGICNGFQALVKLGLLPYGEIRTLEEDAPTLTFNAINRHVARVSKTKITSVNSPWMANVNIGDIHNIAISHGEGRFFANEEWVKTLKDKGQIITQYVDANGNPQKSGVDNPNGSTEAIEGIISPDGRILGKMGHSERYEEGLLKNIPGNKKQDLFTAGISYYK
- the purE gene encoding 5-(carboxyamino)imidazole ribonucleotide mutase; amino-acid sequence: MKVAIVMGSKTDLPIVEKTFELLKKFGIDYEARILSAHRTPEEALDFSRNAQKNGFDLIIAAAGKAAHLPGVLAAVTTLPIIGLPIKSSTLDGMDSLLSIVQMPKGVPVATVAINGAENAAILAAQIMSLKYSILTSKLEAHKEEMRLDVLAQEI